CAGCGCCCGACCCCAGGTCGCGAGCAGGGCGAGCAGGGCGAGCACCGGAGCATAAACGGTCCATTGCAGGGCGTTCCGGCGCAAACGATCACTCATGGCCACGAGCTTGCCACAGCGGGTCCGTCGCATCCGGCAGGGCGACACCGGGTCGCCCGGCGGAGTCGGCAGCGCAACTCAACAGGAAAACTCAACAGGTAAACTTGCTATCAGAAGCGCAGATCCTTAGGTTGGAACCATGCCACTGATCGACTCCGGGCCCGAGGCCGCCGAACCGGCCCCGGCGTCCGACCCCACCGGCGCGGACCGCGTCGATCACGCCGACGAGAGCGTGCCAGGCGACACCGCCGCCCTCGCGTCGGAGCTGCACACCGTGCTCGGGCTGCTGGTCCGGCGCACCCGCGCGGCCTCGGGCGAGAGCGAGCTGACCCCCTCCCAGCGCTCCGTCGCGGCCCGGCTGCTCAGGGACGGCCCCACCACGACCGCCGACCTGGCCCGGGCGGAGCTGGTGCGCCCGCAGTCGATGCGGATGACCGTCTCCGCCCTGGAGGAGCGCGGGCTGATCCGGCGCACCCCGCACCCGACCGACGGCCGCCAGGTGCTGGTGGAGCTGTCGGAGGCGGGCCGGGTCACGATCACCGGCATACTCCGGGCCAAGCAGGACTGGCTGACCGAGGCGCTGGACGGCGCCCTGGACGCGGACCAGCGGGCGGTGCTCGCCGCCGCGCTGCCGGTCCTGCGCACACTCGCGGGCGCGGAGGCATGACCGCCCCGGCAGGCGTGGTCTCCGGCCGCCTCGGGCAGACGGACGGACGCAGGCCGTTCGCGGCGTCGATGATGTCTCCGCTGCTGCTCGGCGTGGCCCTCAACCCGGTCAACACCACGATGATCGCGACCACGCTCGTCGCGATAGGCGGCGCGTTCGGCGTGGGCGCGGCGCAGACGGCGTGGCTGGTCGCCGTCCTCTACCTGGCCAGTGCCGTGGGCCAGCCGACCATGGGCCGCCTGGCGGACCTCGTCGGTCCGCGGAAGGTGTTCCTGACCGGCCTCTGCGTGGTCGTGGTGGCGGGCGCCGTCGGCGCGTTCGCCCCGGCCTTCGGCTGGCTGATCGCCTCGCGCGTGCTGCTCGGCGTCGGCACCTCGGCGGCCTATCCGGCGGCGATGGCCATGCTGCGCGCCGAGACCCGGCGCACCGGCGTCGAGGCGCCGCGCCCGGTCCTCGGCCGCCTCTCCCTCGCCTCGCTGGCCAGCGCCGCCGTCGGCCCGGTGCTCGGCGGCGCGCTCGCGGCGACGCTGGGCTGGCGGGCGGTGTTCGCGGTCAACATCCCGGTGGCCCTGGTGGCGCTGCTGCTCGCGCTGCGCTGGGTGCCGGCCGACGAACCGCGCCCGGCTCGGGGCGCCTCGGCTCGCGGCGCCTCGGCTCCGACGGACGGGCTGCGTTCGCAGATCGACCCGCCGGGTCTGGTCCTGTTCGCGGCGACGATCGCCACGACGATGCTCTTCCTGATGCGGCTCACCCACCCGCAGTTGCTGCTGCTCGCGCTCGCCCTGCTGCTGGGCGCGGCGCTGGTGCGCTGGGAGCTGCGGGCCGCCCACCCCTTCCTGGACCTGCGCCTGCTCGGCCGTAACCCGGGGCTCACCCGAAGTTTCGTCCGCAGCGGGCTCACCTACCTGGTGCTGTACTGCATGCTCTACGGCTTCTCGCAGTGGCTGGAGCAGGCCCACGGCTTCAACGCCTTCCACGCCGGCCTGATCGCCCTGCCGATGTCCGGCACCGCCGCCGTCTTCGCGCTGCTCGGCGCGCGCACCAGGACGCTGCGGGCGCCGTTGGTGGCACTGACCGGACTGCTGCTGGCCGGCTCGGTCCTGCTGCTGGTCATCGGCGACGGCTCGCCGGTCGCCCTGCTGGTCCTGGCCAGCGCGCTCTTCGGCGTAGGCCAGGGACTGGCGTCCAGTTGCAACCAGGCCGCCGTCTACGCGCAGGCCCCCGCCGACGTCATCGGTTCGGCGGCCGGGCTGCAGCGCACCTCGATCTATCTGGGCGCGATCCTCTCCTCCTCCGTCATCGCCATGCTCTACGGCAGCCGCGCGACGCAGGCGGGGCTGCACGGCGTCGCCCTGGTGATGTGCGCGCTCAGCGCGGTCCTGATTCTCTTCACCGCGCTCGACCGCGCGCTGCGCCCGCGCCCCTGATCTTCCGCTCCCTTTCCCACTCCCTCTCGCTGAAGCACGAAAGGCTCCCGATGAACGCCACCGTCCTCGACCCGAACAGCGCGCTGATCCTGATCGACCTGCAGAAGGGCATCTCCGCGTTCGCCGCGGAGCACGGCGGCGCCGAGGTGATCGCCAACTCCGAGCGCCTCGCCTCCGCGTTCCGCGCCCGCGGACTGCCGGTGGTGCTGGTCAACGTCACCGGCGGCGCGCTCGGCCGCACCTCGATGCCGCGCCCGCAGGGCGAGCGCCCGGCCGACTGGGCCGAGCTGGTGATCCCGGCCCAGTCCGGCGACATCACCGTCACCAAGCAGACCTGGGGCGCGTTCCACAACACCGCGCTCGACGCGGAACTGCGCGGGCGCGGAGTGACGCAGGTCGTCGTGGCGGGCATCGCGACCAGCATGGGCGTCGAGTCCACCGCCCGTGCCGCGCACGAGCACGGCTACCACGTCACCGTCGCCTCCGACGCGGTGACCGACCCCGACCGCGTCTCCCACGAGCACAGCCTGACCCGCGTCTTCCCCAAGCTGGGCGAGACCGGCACGACCGACGAACTCATCAAGCTCCTGGGCTGACCCCGGTAGGCGCCCCGCCAGGGGCGCGAGGAACTGCGCGGGCGGCCACGGCCCTGTGGCGGGGCGATCAGCGCCGGCCCCAGGTCCTCACGCCCCATTGCCGACGCTGTCCGAGCCACCGGCGAAGCCGCCCCTCAGGGGCGCGAGGAACGGCGCGGGCAACCGTCGACCCACCCGGGCCGACCCGCCCGCGGCCGGCCTCTCGCGCCCCCGCTCGTCGCCTCAGCCCCGTCCCAGGTACGGCATGCCCGTCGCCATGATGGTCATGAACGGCACGTTCACCTCGAGCGGCAGCGAGGCGATGTGCACCACCGTCGAGGCCACGTGCGCGGCGTCCATCACCGGCTCGACGGCGATGCGGCCGTCCGCCTGCAGGATGCCCTGCGTCATCCGCTCCGTCATCTCCGTGGCGGCGTTGCCGATGTCGATCTGGCCGACCGCGATCCGGTGCGCGCGGCCCTCCAGGCCGAGCGACTTGGTCAAGCCGGTCATGGCGTGCTTGGTCGCCGAGTAGGCGACGCTGTTCGGGCGCGGCACGTGCGCGGAGATCGAGCCGTTGTTGATGATGCGGCCGCCGCCCGGCTGCTGGTCGCGCATCAGCGCGAAGGCGGCCTGGGCGACCAGGAAGGCGCCGGTCAGATTGACGTCCACGACGGAGCGCCACGCCGCGGCCGGCAGCTCCGCGGCGGGAGCGGGCGTGCCGAACGCGCCCGCGTTGTTGAAGAGCAGGTCCAGGCGCCCGTAGCGGGCCCGGAGCGCGCCGAAGAGGTCGGTCACCGCCTTCTCGTCGGTCACGTCGGCCGGGACCACCCACGCCTCGGCGATCTCGGCCGCGGTCTCCTTGAGCGCGTCCTCGCGGCGGCCGGTGAGCACGACGGTCCAGCCCGCTCGGCCGAGCGCCCGCGCGGTGATCCGGCCGATGCCCGATCCCGCTCCCGTCACCAGCGCGATCCGCCCCGGCGTTGCTTCCGTCTCCTGCGACTGCCACTGCGACATGCGTCTCCTCCCGTTGATCACAACTTACCGCGCGGCGGCTTCCGCGGCTTCGTGACCTTCGCGTGGCGGGGCGACGGCCGAGACCGTAGGCTGTGCGGGCCTCGAACGGTGATGCGTCATCAGTCGCCGTCACCACCCCCGCACCGGGAGCCACCGCCGCCATGCCGCTCGCGTCCCACGGCCGCCACGCCAAGCCCCGCACCCCCGTCCTGCGGTCCGCGGCGGCGACCGCCGCGCTCGGCACGGCCGCGGCCGCGGTCTCGGTGCTCGGCTCGGGCACCGCGCAGGCGGCGCCGGCGGGCCACTCGAACGTCGCGATGCTCGGCTCGACCGGTCCGGCCTTCCACGCGCCGACGCGGGTCGGATCGGCGCAGCAGGTCATCACCGTGCAGTCGAACGGCAGCTACGCCACCGTCACCGCCTGGCAGATCGGCGCCACCGGCTGGCAGCAGGTCGTCTCGACGACCGCGGGCAGGGTCGGCGCGAACGGGGTCACCAACGGTCTGACCCGGACTCAGGGCACCAACACCACCCCGACGGGCACCTTCACCATCACCCAGGGCTTCGGCGTCGCCCCGAACCCGGGCACCCGGATGCCGTACCACCAGGTGACCGCACACGACTGGTGGGTGGAGGATCCGACGTCGGCCTACTACAACCAGATGCGCACCGACACCCAGGGCGGCTTCCACCTGACCGAGGCCGGGGACGACGGCAGCGAGCACCTGATCAACTACCCGACGCAGTACCACAACGCGCTGGTGATCAACTTCAATATGGATCCCGCCGTGCAGGGCCGGGGCGCGGGCATCTTCCTGCACGACCTCAGCTCCTCCGCCGGACCGACGGCCGGCTGCGTGGCCGTGCCGGCGAGCGTGCTCACCAAGATCATGACCTGGATCGACCCCGCCGCGCACCCCGTCATCGTGATCAGCTGACGCTCACGCGGCCCGGCTCACAGGCCCGGTCAACGGCCGGGCTCACCGGCCGGGCGCCGCCGTCGGCGGCGCGTCCAGGACGCGGAAGCGGATGCCGGCCGCGACCAGACGGTCGATCAGCGCCGTGCCGCAGGCCGCCGCCGTGGTGAGCTGGCCGGCGGTCTCGGGAAGCTCGTCGTGGGCGAGGCAGAGCGCGGTCTCGACCAGCATCTTCGCGGTCTCGCCGTAGCCGGGGTCGCCGCCCGAGACCTCGGTGTGGATCCTCACTCCGCCGCTCTCGCCGACGAACCTGACGGTGAACCAGCTCTTGGCCCTGGTCGCCGCGTCGGGTCCCGCGCCGGAGGGACGCAGCCTGGTGATCCCCCGGCGCACCGGCGGCACCTGCGCGCCCAGCGCGACGCCGACCACGCCGAGCAGCCCGCCCACCATGATCGGCAACCGCTTGACGGCGGCGTAGTGGCCGTAGCTGAAGTCGGGGCCGTACTCCGGCAGCGCGGCCGCCGAGCGCAGCACGACCTGCGGGTCGATCGTGGGCATCGGCACGACCCAGGCGTGCGCGTCCTTCGACCAGCGCGGACCGGACATCCGCCCGCCGACCTTCCGTCCGGCGGGACGCTCCTCGACCGCGCGCCGGGCACTGGCGGCCCGGCCCATCTGCCGGGGACGGGAGAACGCGAGCAGCGCCGAGGCCAGGGTCCCGCCGGAGATCGTCCCGCCCGCGCGCACGAAGCCCTGGACGGCGACCGGCCCGTCCAGCTTCCCCTGACGCCTGGCCAACTCCGTGACGGTGTACAGCGCCCCCAGGTCGTGCGGCACCGAGTCGAAGCCGCAGGCGTGCAGCATCCTCGCGCCGCTGGCGACCGCGGTGGCGTGGTGCCGGGCGTACATCAGGTCGACGAACTCGGGCTCCCCGGTGAGGTCGACGTAGTCCGTCCCGGCCGCCGCGCACGCGGCGACCAGCGGCTCCCCGTGCTCCAGATACGGCCCCACGGTCGTCACCACGACCCGCGCCGACCCGGCCACCTCTCCGAGCGCCTTCGCGTCCGCACTGTCGGCCACCAGCAGCGGCAGCTCGGGCAGCCCCAACCGCTCCCGCAGCGCCTCCAGCTTGACCCTGCTCCGCCCGGCGACGGCCCACCGGCACCCCTGCGGCGCGTTCCGCGCAAGATACTCGGCGGCCAGCCCCCCGGTGAACCCGGTGGCCCCGAACAGGACGATGTCGTACGCACGCTCAGCCTGACGCTCCATGCGGCGCACTCTAGCGCTACTGGACGGTAGCCGGGCAGGTCCGCGTCAGACCGGCCGGGTCCGCGGGCGCCCCCAGCGCAGGGTGAGGGGCAGGAGGGCGAAGCCGATCGCCGCCGCCAGGAGGTGGCCGAGGGTGGTGAAGTCCGGTAGCGGACCGGTCATTTCGAGGCCGCCCAGCGGCCAGCACAGGACGAGGAGGGCCCAGGGCGGTCGGGCGCGGCGGGGCAGGAGGGAGGTGCCGGCCGCCATCACGGTCTGGGCACCGTAGCTGATGCCGTAGTCGAGGCTGTGGCGCACGCTCGCGGGATACCAGCCCTGCCGCACGGCGAGGACGATGACGGCGGCGGTGAGCAGGGTCGCCCCGACGTGGCCGGCGAGGAAGACGGCGAAGGCGCGCAGGCTCCCCCAGCGGCGCTCGGCCCAGGCGAGGAAGCAGCAGACGCCGATGCCGAGGGTGATGAAGGTGGCGGCGAAGGAGCGGGACGTCAGGTCGGTGAGCGTGCCGTCGAAGAAGAGGGCGCTGCCGAGCAGCGCGCGGACCGGGTGGTCGGCGAGGTTGTCGGTGTTGGTGCTGACGTAGCGCAGCACGGCGGCGGCGCGGGCGGGCGGGAGGCCGTAGAGGATCCAGGCGTGGGTGAGCAGCAGCACGCAGACGTAGCCGAGGGTGAACGGCGAGCGACGCAGCAGCGCCCACAGTGCGAGCGGCGGCGCGGGCTCGCGGGAAGCCGTCACCGCGTCCCGTCCGCGAGGGCGAGTCGGGCCTCCAGGCCGTCCAGGATCGCGCGCAGGCCGAAGGCGAAGCTGTCGTCGGGAGCCTCGGCGTAGCCCGTCGCCGCCGCGGTCTCCAGGCGGGCGCGCAGGCGCGGGAACCGGGAGGCGACCTCGGTGGCGCGGGCCATGCCCTCGGCGAGCGAGCCGCCCTCGGGCTCGCCCTCCAGGCCGCGTTCCAGCGAGGCCGCGGCCGCCGGGCCGAGCGCGTTGCCGAGCACGTAGGTGAAGACGGCGGCGGCGGCCCGGTCGGCCTCCTGGCCGACGAAGCCGGCGGCCTCGTGGACGGCGAGGCTGCGGTCGTCGTAGCCGGCCTTGCCGGGCCCGAACATCAGGTAGGCGCCGAAGGCCTGCACCAGCCAGGGGTGTCGCACCAGGGTCGCGTGCAGGTCGGCGGCCATCGCGGTGGCCGCCGCGCGCCAGGGGACGGCCTCGGGGTCGGGCAGCGGGATCGCGCTCCACACCTGGTCGCCCGCGAGGGAGATGAGGTCGGCCTTGCTGCCCACGTGCCAGTAGACCGCGGTCGCCGCGGAGCCGAGGCGCTTGCCGAGCGCCCGCATGTTCAGGCCCTCGAGACCCTCCTCGTCCAGGAGCCGCACGGCGGCGTCGACGATCTGTTCGCGGGTCAGCGTGGAGCGGGGCATGCGGTCACTGTAGTGCGCGGATCAAGACTTTCACAATGTTCAAGAAAGGGACTTGCACAGTGTTCAAGTCCACGGCTACGGTCTGCTTGAACACAGTGCAAGTACCTGCCCGACAGTCCGAAGGGGAACCGAAATGGCAGAGCACGACGACCGGTTGGCCGCCTTCGTCCGCGAGGCCGCCGAGAGGTTCGGCATCCCGGGCGTCGCCGTGGGCGTCTGGGCCGACGGCAGCGAACGGCACGCCTGCCACGGCGTCACCAGCCTGGAGAACCCGCTGCCGGTCACACCGCGGACGCTGTTCGTGCTGGGCTCGGTCACCAAGACCCTGACCGCGACGGCGCTGGTGCGGCTGGCCGAGCAGGGCCGGGTGGAGCTCGACGCGCCGGTACGCCGCTATGTGCCGGACCTGGTCCTCCAGGACGAGTCGGCCGCCGCGAGGATCACCGTGCGGAACCTGCTCAACCACACCGCGGGACTGGACTGGAACCTCATCACCGACACCGGCGAGGGCGACGACGCGCTGGCCGGGTTCGTGGCCGCGATGGCCGAACTGCCGCTGATCGCCGAGCCCGGGGCCCGCGCCTCCTACAGCCAGGCGGGCTTCAACCTGGCCGGCCGGGTCGTCGAGCGCGTCACCGGGCAGACCTACGAGGCGGCGATCGCCTCCCTGCTCCTGGAACCGCTCGGGATGGACGAGAGCTTCTTCGCTCCGGCCGACGTGCTGACCCGCCGCTTCGCGGTCGGCCACAACCCGGACGAGGCGGGGGAACTGACGGTCGGCCGGCTCTGGCGTGGCGTCAGGGGCAACAACCCCGGCGGCGGCCTGGTCTCCTGCGTCGCCGACCAACTGCGCTGGGCCAGGTTCCAGCTCGGCGACGGCCGCACGGCATCCGGCGCACCGCTGCTGCCGACCGAGGCGCTGCACCGGATGCGCGAGGCCACCGTCGCCCTGCGCGGCAGCACGCTCGGCGACGCGATCGGCCTCGGCTGGTTCCTGCGCGAGGTCGACGGCGTCCGGACGGTGGGCCACGGCGGCTCGGCGAACGGCCAGTTCGCGGAGCTGCTCACCGTTCCCGAGCGGGACTTCGCGGTCGTGACGATGGCCAACGCGGGCCCCAACGGCCTGCTGTTCAACCAGGCGGTCGTCCGCTGGGCCCTGGAGAACCACCTGGGCGTCGTCGACCGCGACCCCGAGCCGCTCCCCTACGACGCGTCCCGCGCAGGCGAGGCGGTCGGGACCTACGCGATCGACGCCATGCTGCTGACCATCGCGACCGACGGCGCGTCCCTGACCATGGACGTCGGCATCCGCCCGGAGATCCGCGCGGCCGCCGACACCGAACTCCCCGCGGACTACCTGGGCGCCGCCCTCGGGCTGCTCCCCGGCGACGGCGACGACTACCTGGTCACCTCCGGCGGCCTCCAGGGCCAGCGCGGCTTCTTCACCCGCGACGCCTCCGGCGCGATCACCGGCGTCGACCTGGCCGGCCGCCTCTTCACCCGGGTGACGCCGGCATGACCCCGCACAGACAGCTGTGGCCCCCGGTCGAAAACCGGGGGCCACAATCCGGACCAACTCTGTGCGCGAGGGGGGACTTGAACCCCCACGCCCCGAAGGGCACTAGCACCTCAAGCTAGCGCGTCTGCCATTCCGCCACCCGCGCAGGTGACCAACGCGGTGACCCGCGCTGACGTGGTCAACAATACCAAGAAAACAGAGTGCTCCCGACCGCCCCCCGGCGCGATCGGAAGTGATCCATTCCGCTCTCAGGCGATGACCGAACGTGTAAAAGCGGTCACTTTGCGCTCTCATGCCGCCGCCTGGGTAGCACGAGGCTGTGATAGGACGACCTGTCTGCCCAGAAGACCTCTACCTCAGCACTCCAGCGACCCGAGGATGGCGGAACGAAACATGCATGTCCGCGGAGACCAGCCCGGCGAAGCGCCGCTCGGCACAGGAACGGTTCCGGCCGCAGGCGCCGGGCCAGGCGTGGCCGGGCCGCCGGTGCCCGGGGTCGAGGGGGTGTGGCGGTTCGCCGCACCCGCCGTGGACGTGACCGTGTCGCACGCGCGGCACGCGGTCAGGGACCTGCTGCTCGCGCAGGGCGTGGCCGGCCCCGTCTACGAGGAACTGCTGGACGGCATCCTGCTGATCGTCTCCGAGCTGGTGACCAACTCGGTCCGGCACGCCGCGCTGCTCTCCCCCGAGCTCGTCGTGGAGATCGTGCTGTCGGCCGGCTGGGTGCGGCTGTCCGTCGAGGACAGCCACCCCTACCGCCCCAAGGCGCTCTCCGAGGACTTCAACCGGCTCGGCGGGCGCGGGCTGCTGCTGGTCAAGGCGATCACCGCCGAGGCCGGGGGCGCGTGCGACGTGGACCGGACCTCCGGCGGGGGCAAGGTCGTCTGGGTGGAACTGCCGCTGCCGCGCCCCCGCACGGGTCGGTGAGGGTTCACCTGGCTCACCCGGCTCACACCACCGCGCGCCACCAGTGGTCGAGCTTCGGGGGCGCGGCGGCGAGGACCCGCTCCCCCGGGCGCGGGACCGCCAGCCGCACACCCGCGGCGTCCGCGGCCTCGCAGAGCCGCTCCACCGGCTCCGACCAGTCGTGCAGGCCGAGCACGAAGGTGCACCAGTGCACCGGCACGAGCAGTTCGCCGCGCACGTCCAGGTGGGTGCGCAGGCCCTCCTCGGGCGTCATGTGGATGTCGGGCCAGTGGTCGCTGTAGGCGCCGATCTGGATCAGCGTCAGGTCGAACGGGCCGTACTGCTCGCCGGTGCGGGCGAAGCCGTCGAAGTAGCCGGAGTCACCGCTGTAGAAGACCTTCCTCTCCTGCCCGAGGATCGCCCACGAGCTCCACAGCGTCCCGTTGTTCGAGAAGCCGCGGCCGGAGAAGTGGTACGCGGAGGTGCACACCAGCCGCAGGCCACCGACCTCGGCGGTCTCGTCCCAGTCCAGCTCGATGATGCGGGACAGCGGCACGCCCCAGCGCTCCAGGTGCGCGCCCACGCCCAGCGGGACGACGAAGGGCGCGTTCTGCAGCCGGGACAGCGCCATGATGGTGTGCATGTCCAGGTGGTCGTAGTGGTCGTGGGAGATCAGCACGGCGTCGACGTCGGGCAGACGCTCCAGCTCGACCGGCGGGTTGTGCAGACGGCGCGGTCCCGCCGACTGCGAGGGCGAACAGCGCTCGCTCCAGACCGGGTCCAGCAGCACCCGCTGCCCCTCGATCTCCACCAGCGCGCTGGAGTGGCCGAACCAGGTCACCGCGATGTCCTCGGCGGCCGTCTGCGCGATGTCGCGGACGAGCGGGACCGGGCGGGAGGGCTTGCGCTGCTGCTTGCCGAAGAGCATCTCCCTGGCCACGCCGCGGGCGTCGGGACGGGCCATGTCGCCGGACCGGTCGGGGCCGGGCGGGTTGTGGAAGACGCCGTCGCGGTAGCGGGGCGACTCGGCCAGCCGCAGGCCGCGGCCGCCCTTCTTCGGGTCGCCGCCGAAGGCGACCGGGATCTCACGCGCCGCCCAGGCCAGGGCCGCCGCGCCCGCCGCGCCGACCCCCGTGGCGATCTTCCCTGCCCGGTTCAGTCCCATGCCTGGCTCTCTCCTTGTTCGCGCCTGTTCGCGCCCGCTCCGTGCCCGTGCACGACTCGTGCACGCTGCGTGCCGTCCCCCCATCACTTCCCGGGGAGCCGCACCACGACCCCCGCTGAAGCGGGAACCGCCACTGCGGCCAACGGTCGACCGGAAGCCGCTGTTCCCACCCAGCAAAGAACCGCCACCCGGACGGCCGTGACCTGCGCCGACGCGCAGGGGCCCGGAGACACACCGGTACCGACCGGGACGCACCCACGTGACCAGCACCACGCGTGACAGGTCGAGGCGAGTCGGGCACTCTGCTTGCATGGATCACCACCCTCATCCTCTCGGCGGTGGCTCCCCGGCTCCCACGACGGCGACCCCGTCCACGGCACCGGACCTGGAGCTGCTCGACGAGATCCAGCAGCGCGTGCTCTGGCTCGCGACCCGGATCGTCGACTCCGCCAACCACGACCGCGCCACCGGCGACGGCGTCAAGGTCGGCGGACACCAGGCGTCCAGCGCCAGCCTGGTCAGCGCGATGACCGCGCTCTGGTTCGCCCACCTGGACGCGCCGGACCGGGTCAGCGTGAAGCCGCACGCCTCGCCGGTCTTCCACGCCATCCAGTACCTGCTCGGCAACCTGGACCGCTCCTACCTCACCACCCTGCGCGCCCGCGGCGGCCTGCAGTCCTACCCGAGCCGCACCAAGGACCCCGACCCGGTCGACTTCTCCACCGGCTCCGTCGGCCTCGGCCCCGCCGCCCCGCTCTTCGCCGCCGCGACCCGCCGCTATGTGGACGCGCACTTCGGCGAGCGTCCGGCCTCCCGCTTCGTGGCCCTGATGGGCGACGCGGAGCTGGACGAGGGCAACGTGTGGGAGGCGATCGCCGACGACGCCACCAACGGGCTCGGCAAGGTGATGTGGATCGTCGACTTCAACCGCCAGTCCCTGGACCGCGTGGTGCCCGGCGTGCGGATCGCGCAGTGGACGGCGCAGTTCGCCGCTGCCGGCTGGCACGTGGCCGAGGTCAAGTACGGGCGCCGGCTGCGCGCCGCGTTCGCGCGCCCGGGCGGGGAGGCCTTGCGCGCCTGGATCGACGGCATGCCGAACGAGCACTACCAGTCGCTGTTCGGGCTGCCGGAGCAGGACCTGCGCAAGCAGTTCCTCGACGGCGCGCCGCAGGCGGTGGCGGACTTCTGCGCGGAGGTCCCGGACGCCGAGCTCGCGGCGCTGGTGACCGACCTGGGCGGGCACGACCTGGGCTCGCTGCTGGAGGCCTTCGCCGAGTGCGACGCGGTCGCCGACCGGCCCAGCGTCGTCTTCGCCTACACCGTCAAGGGCTGGGGCCTGCCGACGGCGGGCAACCCGCGCAACCACTCCGCACTGCTGACCACCCCTCAGGTGGACGCGCTGCGCGAGGCGCACGGCCTGACCGCGGAGACCGAGTGGGACCCGATCGACGCGGCGAGCGCGGCCGGCCGCCTGGTCGCCGAGCGGGCCCGGCTGCTGACGCGTCCGGCCGCCCCGGCGTTCACCGCTCCGCCCGTGCCGGCGTCCAGCGGGGTGCGGACCGGCAAGCCGCTGTCCACGCAGGAGGCCTTCGGCCGCGTGCTGGCCGAGCTGTCGCGGCAGCCGGAGCTGGCGCCGCTGCTGGTGACCACCGCGCCGGACGTGGCGACCTCCACGAACCTGGCCGGCTTCATCAACCGCACCGGCGTCTTCGCGCCGACCGAGCGCCGCGCCTGGAACAGCGACCCGGTGCTGCGCTGGGCCGAGGGCCCGAGCGGGCAGCACATCGAGC
This genomic interval from Streptacidiphilus rugosus AM-16 contains the following:
- a CDS encoding L,D-transpeptidase family protein — encoded protein: MPLASHGRHAKPRTPVLRSAAATAALGTAAAAVSVLGSGTAQAAPAGHSNVAMLGSTGPAFHAPTRVGSAQQVITVQSNGSYATVTAWQIGATGWQQVVSTTAGRVGANGVTNGLTRTQGTNTTPTGTFTITQGFGVAPNPGTRMPYHQVTAHDWWVEDPTSAYYNQMRTDTQGGFHLTEAGDDGSEHLINYPTQYHNALVINFNMDPAVQGRGAGIFLHDLSSSAGPTAGCVAVPASVLTKIMTWIDPAAHPVIVIS
- a CDS encoding MarR family winged helix-turn-helix transcriptional regulator is translated as MPLIDSGPEAAEPAPASDPTGADRVDHADESVPGDTAALASELHTVLGLLVRRTRAASGESELTPSQRSVAARLLRDGPTTTADLARAELVRPQSMRMTVSALEERGLIRRTPHPTDGRQVLVELSEAGRVTITGILRAKQDWLTEALDGALDADQRAVLAAALPVLRTLAGAEA
- a CDS encoding serine hydrolase domain-containing protein, translating into MAEHDDRLAAFVREAAERFGIPGVAVGVWADGSERHACHGVTSLENPLPVTPRTLFVLGSVTKTLTATALVRLAEQGRVELDAPVRRYVPDLVLQDESAAARITVRNLLNHTAGLDWNLITDTGEGDDALAGFVAAMAELPLIAEPGARASYSQAGFNLAGRVVERVTGQTYEAAIASLLLEPLGMDESFFAPADVLTRRFAVGHNPDEAGELTVGRLWRGVRGNNPGGGLVSCVADQLRWARFQLGDGRTASGAPLLPTEALHRMREATVALRGSTLGDAIGLGWFLREVDGVRTVGHGGSANGQFAELLTVPERDFAVVTMANAGPNGLLFNQAVVRWALENHLGVVDRDPEPLPYDASRAGEAVGTYAIDAMLLTIATDGASLTMDVGIRPEIRAAADTELPADYLGAALGLLPGDGDDYLVTSGGLQGQRGFFTRDASGAITGVDLAGRLFTRVTPA
- a CDS encoding saccharopine dehydrogenase family protein, whose amino-acid sequence is MERQAERAYDIVLFGATGFTGGLAAEYLARNAPQGCRWAVAGRSRVKLEALRERLGLPELPLLVADSADAKALGEVAGSARVVVTTVGPYLEHGEPLVAACAAAGTDYVDLTGEPEFVDLMYARHHATAVASGARMLHACGFDSVPHDLGALYTVTELARRQGKLDGPVAVQGFVRAGGTISGGTLASALLAFSRPRQMGRAASARRAVEERPAGRKVGGRMSGPRWSKDAHAWVVPMPTIDPQVVLRSAAALPEYGPDFSYGHYAAVKRLPIMVGGLLGVVGVALGAQVPPVRRGITRLRPSGAGPDAATRAKSWFTVRFVGESGGVRIHTEVSGGDPGYGETAKMLVETALCLAHDELPETAGQLTTAAACGTALIDRLVAAGIRFRVLDAPPTAAPGR
- a CDS encoding isochorismatase family protein, coding for MNATVLDPNSALILIDLQKGISAFAAEHGGAEVIANSERLASAFRARGLPVVLVNVTGGALGRTSMPRPQGERPADWAELVIPAQSGDITVTKQTWGAFHNTALDAELRGRGVTQVVVAGIATSMGVESTARAAHEHGYHVTVASDAVTDPDRVSHEHSLTRVFPKLGETGTTDELIKLLG
- a CDS encoding SDR family oxidoreductase — encoded protein: MSQWQSQETEATPGRIALVTGAGSGIGRITARALGRAGWTVVLTGRREDALKETAAEIAEAWVVPADVTDEKAVTDLFGALRARYGRLDLLFNNAGAFGTPAPAAELPAAAWRSVVDVNLTGAFLVAQAAFALMRDQQPGGGRIINNGSISAHVPRPNSVAYSATKHAMTGLTKSLGLEGRAHRIAVGQIDIGNAATEMTERMTQGILQADGRIAVEPVMDAAHVASTVVHIASLPLEVNVPFMTIMATGMPYLGRG
- a CDS encoding TetR/AcrR family transcriptional regulator, whose amino-acid sequence is MPRSTLTREQIVDAAVRLLDEEGLEGLNMRALGKRLGSAATAVYWHVGSKADLISLAGDQVWSAIPLPDPEAVPWRAAATAMAADLHATLVRHPWLVQAFGAYLMFGPGKAGYDDRSLAVHEAAGFVGQEADRAAAAVFTYVLGNALGPAAAASLERGLEGEPEGGSLAEGMARATEVASRFPRLRARLETAAATGYAEAPDDSFAFGLRAILDGLEARLALADGTR
- a CDS encoding rhomboid-like protein, yielding MTASREPAPPLALWALLRRSPFTLGYVCVLLLTHAWILYGLPPARAAAVLRYVSTNTDNLADHPVRALLGSALFFDGTLTDLTSRSFAATFITLGIGVCCFLAWAERRWGSLRAFAVFLAGHVGATLLTAAVIVLAVRQGWYPASVRHSLDYGISYGAQTVMAAGTSLLPRRARPPWALLVLCWPLGGLEMTGPLPDFTTLGHLLAAAIGFALLPLTLRWGRPRTRPV
- a CDS encoding MFS transporter, encoding MTAPAGVVSGRLGQTDGRRPFAASMMSPLLLGVALNPVNTTMIATTLVAIGGAFGVGAAQTAWLVAVLYLASAVGQPTMGRLADLVGPRKVFLTGLCVVVVAGAVGAFAPAFGWLIASRVLLGVGTSAAYPAAMAMLRAETRRTGVEAPRPVLGRLSLASLASAAVGPVLGGALAATLGWRAVFAVNIPVALVALLLALRWVPADEPRPARGASARGASAPTDGLRSQIDPPGLVLFAATIATTMLFLMRLTHPQLLLLALALLLGAALVRWELRAAHPFLDLRLLGRNPGLTRSFVRSGLTYLVLYCMLYGFSQWLEQAHGFNAFHAGLIALPMSGTAAVFALLGARTRTLRAPLVALTGLLLAGSVLLLVIGDGSPVALLVLASALFGVGQGLASSCNQAAVYAQAPADVIGSAAGLQRTSIYLGAILSSSVIAMLYGSRATQAGLHGVALVMCALSAVLILFTALDRALRPRP